A genome region from Syntrophomonadaceae bacterium includes the following:
- a CDS encoding SAM-dependent DNA methyltransferase — protein MVIEPAGQEEKIVPNGNNTASIGFEQQIWAAADILRGNMDAAEYKHVVLGLIFLKYISDKFEERYRQLEADDDDVEDKDAYAEANVFFVPPAARWRVISEAAHKEEIGTVIDDAMRAIEKENKRLKDILPKNYSRSELDKRRLGNVVDLFTNIKMIEHGSDKDILGRTYEYCLAKFAEQEGKRAGEFFTPSCVVRTLIEVLQPFRGRVYDPCCGSGGMFVQSANFVKHHAGNINSLSVFGQEANPTTRKMAMMNLAIHGIEADLGGYNADTFHNDLHPQLKADFILANPPFNLSDWNDGSLNDDPRWKYGLPPTGNANFAWLQHMIHHLAPNGKIGVILANGSLSSQSSGEGEIRRKIIEDDLVEGIIAMPTQLFYTTQIPVSLWFISRNKKQKGKTLFIDARKMGTMVNRRLREMTDEDIAKIASTFESFQNGELEDVKGYCAAVTTEEIARHDHILTPGRYVGIEEQKDDGEPFKEKMARLTAELSEMFNRSRKLEDEIRKRLGAIGYEI, from the coding sequence ATGGTAATTGAACCAGCAGGGCAGGAGGAAAAAATTGTGCCTAACGGAAACAATACCGCCTCAATCGGCTTTGAACAGCAAATCTGGGCTGCGGCAGACATCCTGCGCGGCAATATGGATGCGGCAGAATATAAGCACGTCGTTCTTGGGCTGATCTTTCTTAAGTACATCTCGGACAAGTTCGAAGAAAGGTACCGCCAGCTGGAAGCCGATGACGACGATGTGGAGGATAAAGACGCCTACGCGGAAGCAAACGTGTTTTTCGTACCGCCAGCCGCCCGCTGGAGGGTTATCTCCGAAGCCGCCCACAAGGAGGAAATCGGTACGGTCATTGATGATGCAATGCGGGCCATCGAAAAAGAAAACAAGCGGCTGAAAGATATTCTCCCCAAGAACTATTCCCGCAGCGAATTGGACAAACGCCGCCTCGGAAACGTGGTTGACCTTTTCACCAATATCAAGATGATCGAGCACGGAAGCGACAAGGACATCCTTGGCCGCACCTATGAATACTGCCTAGCAAAATTTGCCGAACAGGAAGGGAAACGTGCCGGCGAATTCTTTACGCCATCTTGCGTGGTGCGCACACTCATTGAAGTATTGCAACCATTCAGAGGTCGGGTGTACGACCCCTGCTGCGGTTCGGGCGGAATGTTTGTGCAGTCGGCGAACTTCGTAAAACATCACGCCGGGAATATAAACAGCCTATCTGTGTTTGGACAGGAGGCCAACCCAACAACGCGCAAGATGGCGATGATGAACCTTGCTATCCATGGCATCGAGGCCGACCTCGGCGGATACAACGCAGATACGTTCCACAATGACCTGCACCCGCAATTAAAAGCAGACTTCATCCTTGCCAATCCGCCATTCAATCTTTCAGATTGGAATGACGGCTCCCTTAACGACGACCCGCGTTGGAAATACGGCTTGCCGCCCACAGGCAACGCCAACTTCGCCTGGCTTCAGCATATGATCCATCACCTGGCGCCAAACGGTAAAATCGGCGTGATCCTGGCAAACGGTTCACTTTCCTCTCAAAGCAGCGGGGAGGGAGAGATTCGGCGCAAAATTATTGAGGATGACCTTGTCGAGGGCATCATTGCGATGCCTACGCAGCTTTTTTATACCACGCAGATTCCCGTCTCGCTCTGGTTTATCAGCAGGAACAAGAAACAGAAAGGCAAGACGCTGTTTATCGACGCCCGGAAGATGGGTACGATGGTCAATCGCCGCCTGCGCGAAATGACGGATGAGGATATCGCTAAAATAGCTTCAACATTTGAGTCATTCCAAAACGGGGAACTTGAAGATGTAAAAGGCTATTGCGCCGCCGTAACAACAGAGGAAATCGCCAGGCATGACCACATCCTCACTCCAGGTCGGTACGTCGGAATTGAGGAGCAGAAGGATGACGGCGAACCCTTTAAGGAAAAAATGGCACGGCTGACCGCCGAGCTGTCTGAGATGTTTAATCGCTCTCGTAAATTGGAGGACGAAATCCGCAAAAGACTGGGGGCGATTGGGTATGAGATTTGA
- a CDS encoding Rpn family recombination-promoting nuclease/putative transposase, whose protein sequence is MELKNSEQIPHDKHDEMFKLLLETFFADFVNLFFPQVSQLMEQEHLEFRPQEVITDVLDQEKHVVDILVETRLKGEEGLILIHVENQSQRLPDYNRKMFKYFARLYEKYQQKILPIVVYAHDAAVEEEDCFRIGFSFLDVLEFRFFKVQLIQLGLGFRRRLKLRAS, encoded by the coding sequence TTGGAATTAAAAAACTCGGAACAAATCCCGCACGACAAACACGACGAGATGTTCAAGCTACTGCTGGAAACCTTTTTCGCTGATTTTGTCAACCTATTTTTCCCGCAGGTCAGCCAACTGATGGAGCAAGAACATCTGGAATTCCGGCCCCAGGAAGTAATCACCGATGTCTTGGACCAGGAAAAGCACGTGGTGGACATCCTGGTAGAAACCCGCCTCAAAGGCGAAGAAGGCCTGATCCTGATTCACGTGGAGAACCAATCGCAGCGGCTACCGGACTACAACCGGAAAATGTTCAAATACTTCGCCCGGCTCTACGAAAAGTACCAGCAAAAGATCCTGCCCATTGTAGTGTATGCCCATGACGCCGCTGTGGAAGAAGAAGATTGCTTCCGGATCGGTTTCTCCTTCCTGGATGTCTTGGAATTTCGCTTTTTCAAAGTACAGCTCATTCAACTGGGTCTTGGCTTCAGACGAAGGCTGAAGCTTAGAGCCAGTTAA
- a CDS encoding MFS transporter encodes MPDGLKEKNSLAVFSGTRGFQSPVAGFTLIVAAHFLVDAYVTMLAPLMPLLSAKLGFSMAMAGIAVSIVSILSAWTQPILGLVLNRHNCGLLLPLSLIWLGGWFCLIGFAPSYFWLVLMACMGGIGSAVFHPLGAVAATATAGEKKGLFMSIYIAAGYLGISLAPLVTIPLAAGSGGLPSLALLLIPALLVGGLMCFYRPGEELFIMKKVSFHSGPRPTEGQTVEKQSQGGKILFPLILLNLLMVMRGWVSRALMVYIPFYYTFQGYDYLFTGKILSAFLFAGAVGSFLGGMVSDVMDRRMGIIVTNIIAAATLFGFFISSGPVAIILLLLTNFLLEATYPATVVLGQELLSANAVLATGMMFGLAFGMGGVSAAVTGILAEIWGLTEVLRAKAWILLCAGLLAFFLPRKLSTINSLEKPDG; translated from the coding sequence TTGCCGGATGGCTTAAAGGAAAAGAATAGCCTTGCCGTTTTTAGCGGCACCAGGGGTTTTCAGTCCCCTGTAGCTGGCTTTACCCTGATTGTTGCAGCTCATTTCCTGGTTGATGCATATGTAACAATGTTAGCTCCACTGATGCCATTACTTTCTGCCAAACTAGGCTTTTCCATGGCAATGGCTGGCATTGCGGTTTCCATTGTTTCTATTTTATCCGCCTGGACCCAACCAATTTTAGGGCTAGTATTAAACCGTCACAACTGCGGGTTGTTGCTTCCGCTAAGCTTAATCTGGCTAGGAGGCTGGTTTTGTCTCATTGGCTTTGCTCCAAGCTATTTCTGGCTGGTTTTAATGGCGTGCATGGGCGGAATCGGATCGGCAGTTTTTCATCCGTTGGGAGCTGTGGCGGCAACTGCAACCGCAGGCGAGAAAAAAGGGCTGTTCATGTCTATCTATATAGCGGCAGGCTATTTGGGGATTTCCCTGGCGCCGCTTGTCACCATTCCATTAGCTGCCGGTTCAGGCGGGTTGCCCAGTTTGGCCTTGCTTTTGATTCCAGCGCTGCTTGTGGGCGGGCTGATGTGCTTTTACCGGCCAGGCGAGGAATTGTTCATCATGAAAAAAGTGTCCTTCCATTCAGGCCCCCGGCCAACAGAAGGGCAGACAGTGGAAAAACAAAGCCAGGGCGGGAAGATCCTTTTTCCGTTGATCCTGCTCAATTTGCTAATGGTAATGAGAGGATGGGTATCCCGCGCCTTGATGGTTTATATTCCTTTTTACTACACATTTCAGGGTTACGACTACCTTTTCACTGGAAAAATTTTATCTGCATTTTTATTTGCCGGGGCGGTTGGAAGTTTCCTGGGGGGAATGGTTTCCGATGTTATGGATCGGCGCATGGGGATTATTGTGACTAATATAATTGCAGCGGCGACCCTTTTTGGCTTTTTTATCAGCTCAGGTCCAGTGGCGATAATCCTGTTGCTGTTGACGAATTTTCTGCTTGAAGCCACCTATCCTGCCACGGTAGTATTGGGACAGGAACTCCTTTCTGCAAATGCGGTGCTGGCAACCGGCATGATGTTTGGCCTGGCTTTTGGCATGGGCGGGGTAAGCGCTGCAGTAACCGGGATTTTAGCTGAAATCTGGGGGCTCACAGAGGTCTTGCGGGCCAAGGCGTGGATCTTGCTCTGTGCCGGCTTGCTTGCTTTTTTCCTCCCAAGAAAGCTGTCCACAATCAATTCCCTGGAGAAACCCGATGGCTAA
- a CDS encoding sigma 54-interacting transcriptional regulator, whose protein sequence is MFTRIKDVMTRTSTCLQVRHTLKDVLKILADNGIEGLPVQDEFGRMLGMVTMESLLDTMLNAEQITENLFAWQFVKPIAACLKEDAYVKDMWNLAGSVFPVFDQTGLFTGVVSEKQLKTAYCRLAEYRVKELDAILNSAHNGILAIDSNGLITSFNPAAERLAKRSKEEAIGRFLTDVVAPSGLLEVVRTGQPQFARKYQVGRRKYITNRTPIVQDGRVAGAVGVFQDISEMEDIYEELSVVKELNKELETVVESSYDGIVVTDSQGKILRANRAFIRIAGAQADVIGLRLQDVITSEVAGIPLLETILQQMGTVSVVYNNQIPPKSLIFTASPVLNEMNKVVRVVINVRDIGELNKVKRQLGKTSEESKRYKSELEELRLQLMRQEGIVAHSAAMRKVLELAMRVAQSDSTVLILGESGVGKEIVAKIIHSNSLRRQGPFIKINCGAIPETLLESELFGYEAGAFTGASRAGKAGLFELAHNGTLFLDEIGDLPASLQAKLLRALQDKELVRLGGAKPRSINVHIVAATNQNLLVKVRQGNFREDLYFRLNVVPIHIPPLRERKEDIIPLLFHFRDKFSEKFKQAKDFSPVALELLVNYDWPGNVRELENVVERLFVTNPGELITEEALKRHLVHEVIRIEQVITVSGLVPLKKAVEEVERQLLEKALESCDTTYKVAELLNVNQSTVVRKLNKYKTFSRRWE, encoded by the coding sequence ATGTTTACCAGAATCAAGGACGTGATGACCAGGACCTCGACCTGCCTGCAAGTACGGCATACCCTGAAAGACGTTTTAAAAATTCTTGCGGATAATGGGATTGAGGGATTGCCAGTTCAGGATGAATTCGGCCGGATGCTGGGAATGGTTACCATGGAATCCCTTTTGGATACCATGCTGAATGCGGAACAGATTACGGAAAACCTCTTTGCCTGGCAATTTGTAAAACCGATAGCAGCTTGCCTGAAAGAAGACGCCTATGTTAAGGATATGTGGAACCTGGCGGGCAGTGTTTTCCCGGTTTTTGATCAAACAGGGCTTTTTACCGGGGTGGTCAGCGAGAAGCAGCTTAAAACCGCTTATTGCCGGCTGGCGGAGTACCGGGTAAAAGAGCTGGACGCCATTTTAAACTCTGCCCACAATGGTATTTTAGCTATTGACTCCAACGGGTTGATCACCTCTTTTAATCCGGCTGCGGAACGCCTTGCCAAGCGCAGCAAGGAGGAAGCCATCGGCCGTTTCCTCACCGATGTGGTGGCGCCAAGCGGGTTATTGGAGGTTGTGCGGACGGGACAGCCCCAATTTGCCAGGAAGTACCAGGTGGGCCGGCGCAAATATATTACCAACAGGACCCCAATTGTCCAGGATGGGCGGGTAGCGGGGGCGGTGGGAGTATTTCAGGATATCTCCGAGATGGAGGATATTTATGAAGAACTAAGCGTGGTTAAAGAGCTCAATAAAGAATTGGAGACAGTGGTGGAGTCCTCCTATGACGGGATAGTTGTCACTGACAGCCAGGGGAAGATCCTGCGGGCCAACCGGGCTTTTATCCGGATTGCGGGAGCGCAGGCGGATGTGATTGGCCTGCGGCTGCAGGATGTAATAACCAGCGAAGTTGCGGGGATTCCTTTGCTGGAAACGATCCTGCAGCAGATGGGGACAGTGAGCGTTGTCTACAATAACCAAATACCCCCCAAGAGCCTGATTTTCACTGCCAGCCCGGTGCTGAATGAGATGAACAAGGTTGTCAGGGTAGTGATCAATGTCAGGGATATCGGCGAATTGAACAAGGTTAAGCGACAACTGGGAAAAACCAGTGAGGAGTCTAAAAGATACAAGTCGGAGCTGGAGGAACTGAGGCTGCAGCTAATGCGGCAAGAGGGAATTGTCGCCCATTCCGCAGCGATGAGAAAAGTGCTGGAACTTGCCATGCGGGTAGCTCAGTCAGATTCTACTGTGCTGATCTTGGGGGAGTCCGGTGTCGGCAAGGAAATTGTAGCCAAGATCATTCATAGTAACAGCCTGCGGCGGCAGGGGCCTTTTATCAAGATCAACTGCGGCGCCATTCCGGAAACCCTGCTGGAGTCAGAACTTTTTGGCTATGAGGCCGGGGCGTTTACCGGTGCAAGCAGGGCCGGCAAGGCTGGCCTGTTTGAACTAGCCCATAACGGAACCCTATTCCTTGATGAGATTGGAGACCTGCCGGCCTCTCTCCAGGCGAAGCTGCTGCGGGCCTTGCAGGATAAGGAACTGGTTCGCCTGGGGGGAGCAAAGCCCCGTTCAATCAACGTCCACATTGTAGCTGCCACCAACCAAAATTTGTTGGTGAAGGTGCGGCAGGGGAACTTCCGGGAGGATTTGTACTTCCGTTTAAATGTGGTGCCCATCCACATTCCTCCTCTGAGGGAAAGGAAGGAGGATATCATTCCGCTCTTGTTTCATTTTCGGGATAAGTTCAGTGAAAAGTTTAAGCAGGCAAAAGATTTTTCACCGGTAGCCCTGGAATTGCTGGTGAATTACGATTGGCCAGGGAATGTGCGGGAGTTGGAGAATGTTGTGGAACGCCTGTTTGTAACCAATCCAGGCGAACTGATTACAGAGGAAGCCCTGAAGCGCCACCTGGTGCATGAAGTGATTAGAATTGAGCAAGTGATCACTGTCAGCGGACTGGTTCCCCTGAAGAAGGCTGTGGAAGAGGTTGAGCGGCAACTCTTAGAAAAGGCTTTAGAGAGCTGTGATACAACCTACAAGGTGGCAGAACTGCTCAATGTCAACCAATCCACTGTTGTGCGGAAGCTGAATAAATACAAAACCTTTTCCCGCAGGTGGGAGTAG
- a CDS encoding glucose 1-dehydrogenase, translated as MVYPGTDLKGKVALVTGGSKGIGYGMARALAQAGVNVAVTSRNLAEGAKAAGELAAFGISAEAYRADVTEKAEVEKMVASVVDKFGRIDILVNNAGMNIRKPLLELAEEEWDQVIDTNLKGIFLVGQAVGRVMVRQKKGKIINIASVAGVKGRPLLGPYCASKGGVIQLTKVMALEWVDQNIQVNAIAPTYFETPMTAGFIKEKKAEILRRIPMGRLGTDQDLAGVVIFLASEASGFITGQTVFVDGGSTA; from the coding sequence TTGGTTTATCCTGGCACAGATTTAAAAGGGAAAGTAGCCCTGGTAACAGGTGGCAGCAAGGGTATTGGTTACGGTATGGCCAGGGCCCTGGCTCAGGCAGGGGTGAATGTGGCAGTAACCAGCCGCAACCTGGCCGAAGGAGCAAAAGCGGCCGGTGAGTTGGCTGCATTTGGTATCAGTGCCGAAGCTTACCGGGCCGACGTAACCGAAAAAGCGGAAGTAGAAAAAATGGTGGCCTCAGTTGTCGATAAATTTGGCAGGATCGATATCCTGGTCAATAATGCCGGCATGAATATTCGCAAACCGCTTTTGGAATTGGCGGAAGAGGAATGGGATCAGGTGATCGACACCAATTTGAAAGGGATTTTCCTGGTTGGCCAGGCGGTAGGCCGGGTGATGGTCCGGCAAAAGAAAGGAAAGATTATCAACATCGCTTCGGTTGCAGGAGTCAAGGGAAGGCCCCTGTTAGGGCCGTACTGCGCCAGTAAGGGTGGGGTGATCCAACTAACCAAGGTGATGGCTCTGGAATGGGTTGATCAGAATATTCAGGTCAATGCCATTGCCCCAACCTATTTTGAGACCCCAATGACCGCTGGGTTTATTAAGGAAAAAAAAGCAGAAATTCTGCGGCGAATACCTATGGGCAGACTGGGCACAGATCAGGATCTGGCTGGGGTAGTAATATTCCTGGCCTCGGAAGCTTCAGGTTTTATCACCGGACAGACAGTATTTGTTGACGGAGGTTCTACTGCTTAG
- a CDS encoding TRAP transporter permease, with translation MKEANHIERPLEDAGKMASRPLVTRVLYNDEKMDTWLRIGRGLIAVLGVLIALGAIYTARYGPPFPAWQFRSLFVGLMLILTFYYHPFRKGKVSLLMDVVPFLLALATTAYMFFQYPGTEYRAGLPILWDLVFGSILIFLIIEGCRRSNGWPVAIVAGFFMCYIFIGPYLPGLLGHRGFHFDVMIDYMFVTSLGIFGDLINITATVLILFVLFGAFLVKSGIGRFFIDLACALLGRVRGGPALVAVVSSAMIGTVTGNGVANVTITGAFTIPLMKRIGYRKEFAGAVEAVASQGGQIMPPIMGASAFIMADTLGVPYIKIAGMALIPAILYFFTAGVVVYLEARKTGMQGMQPHEMPHLWTVLRKGWYMMTPLILIVALLIIGYSPMMAGFWAIVSCIVLSWINYSNRIGLLGALEALEDGVRSSIAVVMAVAAAAIIVGSVVMTGLGIRFSRLAIELSGGELVPLLFLVMIASLILGMGMPTVAAYVVLAMLAAPALERLDVPAIAAHLYVFYFGIISGITPPVAITAYVAAGMAGGNAVKTAWEAARIGVAGFMVPYMFIFNNELLLQGTTAEIIQIAVTSMIGITCFAVVLQGWLLRSMNWMQRVLMLVVAFLTIDPGLVTDLIGAVLIGLTIAWQLVQNRKEILTAETGRLAKN, from the coding sequence TTGAAAGAAGCTAACCATATAGAGCGGCCGTTAGAAGACGCTGGCAAAATGGCCTCCCGGCCACTGGTCACCCGGGTGCTCTATAATGATGAAAAGATGGATACCTGGCTGCGAATCGGCAGGGGGCTGATCGCGGTTCTGGGTGTCTTGATTGCTCTGGGAGCAATCTATACGGCTAGATATGGCCCGCCCTTTCCGGCCTGGCAGTTTCGCTCCTTGTTCGTCGGTCTGATGCTGATCCTGACCTTTTATTACCATCCTTTCCGCAAAGGCAAAGTGAGCTTGTTGATGGATGTGGTGCCCTTTTTGCTGGCCCTTGCCACAACCGCCTATATGTTTTTCCAGTATCCCGGCACGGAGTACCGGGCCGGTCTCCCCATCCTGTGGGACCTGGTTTTTGGCAGCATCCTGATCTTTTTGATCATCGAAGGGTGCCGCCGCAGCAACGGCTGGCCGGTTGCGATAGTAGCGGGGTTTTTTATGTGCTATATCTTTATCGGCCCTTACCTGCCCGGGCTGTTAGGCCACCGGGGCTTTCATTTTGATGTAATGATTGATTACATGTTTGTAACCTCATTAGGCATCTTTGGCGACCTGATTAACATTACCGCCACTGTTCTGATCTTGTTTGTCCTCTTTGGGGCCTTTCTGGTGAAATCAGGAATAGGCAGGTTCTTTATCGACCTGGCCTGTGCCTTATTGGGCCGGGTGCGGGGAGGTCCGGCACTGGTGGCTGTTGTTTCCAGTGCGATGATAGGGACTGTTACCGGGAATGGTGTCGCTAATGTCACCATCACCGGCGCCTTTACCATCCCGCTGATGAAAAGAATAGGTTATCGCAAAGAATTTGCCGGCGCTGTGGAGGCTGTTGCCTCCCAGGGGGGCCAGATTATGCCTCCCATCATGGGTGCCAGCGCTTTTATTATGGCCGATACTTTAGGGGTGCCTTACATCAAGATCGCCGGGATGGCCCTGATCCCAGCTATCCTCTACTTCTTTACGGCGGGGGTTGTGGTGTACTTGGAGGCACGAAAAACCGGGATGCAGGGGATGCAGCCCCACGAGATGCCTCACCTTTGGACAGTGCTGCGAAAAGGCTGGTACATGATGACACCCTTGATCCTGATCGTAGCGCTATTAATTATTGGCTATAGCCCCATGATGGCAGGCTTTTGGGCTATTGTTTCCTGTATTGTTTTAAGTTGGATTAATTACAGCAACAGGATCGGTTTGTTGGGGGCACTGGAGGCCCTGGAAGACGGAGTCAGAAGCTCGATAGCAGTTGTAATGGCGGTTGCTGCGGCCGCAATCATTGTAGGATCGGTGGTCATGACTGGCCTGGGCATTCGCTTTTCCCGCCTGGCAATTGAGCTTTCCGGCGGTGAACTGGTACCCCTGCTGTTCCTGGTGATGATCGCCTCGCTTATTCTCGGTATGGGAATGCCGACTGTTGCCGCCTATGTCGTCTTGGCCATGCTGGCGGCTCCGGCCTTAGAAAGACTTGATGTGCCTGCAATTGCCGCCCACCTGTACGTGTTCTATTTCGGTATTATTTCCGGGATTACTCCGCCGGTGGCAATTACAGCCTATGTTGCCGCTGGGATGGCGGGGGGCAATGCCGTAAAAACTGCCTGGGAAGCCGCCAGGATCGGTGTGGCCGGGTTTATGGTCCCCTATATGTTTATTTTCAACAATGAGCTTCTGTTGCAAGGGACTACAGCAGAAATTATTCAGATCGCCGTTACTTCGATGATTGGCATCACCTGTTTTGCTGTTGTCCTGCAGGGCTGGCTATTAAGATCGATGAACTGGATGCAAAGAGTATTGATGTTGGTAGTAGCCTTCTTAACAATCGACCCGGGGTTGGTTACTGATCTTATAGGAGCGGTACTGATCGGCCTCACAATTGCCTGGCAGTTAGTCCAAAACAGGAAGGAAATCCTAACAGCGGAAACAGGGCGGTTGGCCAAAAATTAA
- a CDS encoding TAXI family TRAP transporter solute-binding subunit — MLRIRNKKLILALAAVMLLMLLAIASGCGQPVTQAPAPAPAPAPAPAPVPTPAPQPAPAPAPVPVPAPTPAPAPAPTPAPAPAPTPAPAPTPAPAPTPAPAPTPAPAPAPKPAPAPRPAPAPRVEHLTHITGPLGSGWYPMAVLFNDIWMDKIPGVNLSVLEGGAVANLRAVNRGTAQIGWGFGPDFVDAVNGTGPFARDGKLANIRILGANYPVWWYFMVPDTSRILTFDHIIGAAGTLRLSPGPTAGGTGPTVIDRLVRERGTTYDRLKAEGMRVSYVSYADAANMIRDRLLDIVFLGGAPAVPAISEVDRTVPMRAIPIPGEVLRGLKARGFGYSVDRPLPPGTYRAQTYEVPTVTQPGILVVHKDLGDDLVYQLTRHLWENLERIRREQPVRGNMMFMENALEGVTDINHLHPGALRFYRERGLVK, encoded by the coding sequence ATGTTAAGAATAAGGAATAAAAAGCTAATACTGGCATTAGCAGCCGTCATGCTGCTGATGTTGCTGGCAATCGCGAGCGGCTGCGGTCAGCCAGTCACCCAGGCTCCGGCTCCGGCACCGGCACCGGCCCCTGCGCCAGCACCTGTACCAACACCTGCGCCACAGCCTGCCCCGGCTCCGGCGCCGGTACCGGTACCTGCACCAACACCGGCCCCTGCACCTGCACCAACACCGGCCCCTGCACCTGCACCAACACCGGCACCGGCGCCAACACCGGCACCGGCACCAACACCGGCACCGGCGCCAACACCGGCACCGGCCCCGGCGCCTAAGCCTGCACCGGCCCCAAGGCCAGCTCCGGCACCTAGAGTTGAGCACTTGACTCATATCACCGGGCCGCTGGGTTCGGGATGGTACCCCATGGCTGTTTTGTTTAATGACATCTGGATGGATAAAATCCCCGGGGTGAATCTGTCCGTGCTGGAAGGCGGAGCAGTGGCCAACCTGCGGGCGGTCAATAGGGGAACAGCCCAGATTGGCTGGGGGTTTGGCCCAGATTTTGTGGACGCTGTCAATGGCACCGGACCTTTTGCGAGGGATGGAAAACTGGCGAATATCCGGATTCTGGGGGCAAACTATCCTGTCTGGTGGTACTTTATGGTGCCGGATACCAGCAGGATCCTGACTTTTGATCACATCATCGGTGCGGCGGGTACCTTACGGTTATCGCCTGGTCCCACTGCGGGCGGCACTGGTCCTACGGTTATCGACAGGCTGGTGCGGGAACGCGGGACTACCTATGACCGGTTAAAGGCTGAGGGCATGAGAGTATCATATGTGAGCTATGCCGATGCGGCTAATATGATCAGGGATCGCTTGCTCGATATTGTCTTCCTCGGCGGGGCTCCTGCTGTGCCGGCCATCAGTGAGGTTGACCGTACCGTGCCCATGCGGGCAATTCCAATTCCGGGAGAGGTTTTAAGGGGTTTAAAGGCCAGAGGTTTTGGCTACTCCGTTGACAGGCCATTGCCGCCAGGGACATATCGAGCGCAGACTTATGAAGTGCCTACAGTCACTCAGCCTGGCATCCTGGTGGTGCATAAGGACCTGGGGGATGATCTGGTTTACCAGCTTACCAGGCACCTGTGGGAAAACCTGGAGCGCATTCGTAGGGAGCAGCCGGTAAGAGGGAACATGATGTTTATGGAAAATGCTTTGGAGGGTGTTACCGATATAAATCATCTCCACCCGGGTGCCCTGAGATTTTACCGGGAACGGGGTTTGGTTAAATAA
- a CDS encoding MaoC family dehydratase N-terminal domain-containing protein, with the protein MKTYFEDCNIGDTHVTPARTITETDVVMFAALSGDYNPLHTDAEFARTTLFEQRIAHGLLGLAVTSGLKARVGLFDGTVVAFLGLTWEFKKPIFFGDTIHARFTIAEKRETKHRDRGIIVQDVDLLNQRGEVVQTGRQTVMVKRKEE; encoded by the coding sequence GTGAAAACCTATTTTGAAGATTGTAACATCGGCGATACCCATGTTACACCAGCCAGGACAATAACCGAAACCGATGTGGTGATGTTTGCCGCGTTAAGCGGCGATTACAACCCCCTCCACACCGATGCCGAATTTGCCAGGACCACCCTTTTTGAGCAGCGGATTGCCCACGGATTGTTAGGCCTTGCCGTTACATCAGGCCTTAAGGCCCGGGTGGGCCTGTTTGACGGAACGGTAGTGGCGTTTTTGGGATTAACCTGGGAGTTTAAGAAACCGATCTTTTTCGGTGACACCATTCATGCGCGGTTTACTATTGCTGAAAAACGGGAAACAAAACACCGGGATCGCGGCATTATCGTTCAAGATGTTGATTTGCTCAACCAAAGGGGGGAGGTGGTCCAAACCGGCAGGCAAACTGTGATGGTTAAGCGAAAGGAAGAGTGA